A single genomic interval of Daucus carota subsp. sativus chromosome 1, DH1 v3.0, whole genome shotgun sequence harbors:
- the LOC108203399 gene encoding uncharacterized protein LOC108203399, whose amino-acid sequence MIGYIDYLEKLGAPIGPEHQIDLILQSLNNNYSQFVMNYNMNEINKNPAELLAMLKTAETNIQKVSPTPILMVNKGKAKGKGKWKGKKKMGSNSNANPKPGPTKALKPKGGVQKDGDCHYCKKPGHWKRNCHAYLEDLKKKKAAAASDSGTTGK is encoded by the exons atgatagggtatattgattatcttgaaaaattgggtgccccgattggtcctgagcaccaaattgatctgatcttgcaatctctaaacaataactattctcagtttgtaatgaattacaatatgaatgagataaacaagaaccccgccgaattgttggcaatgttgaaaactgctgaaaccaacattcagaaggtgtcccctactcccatattgatggtgaataaggggaaggccaaaggaaagggtaaatggaaaggcaagaagaagatgggatCTAATTCTAATGCCAATCCGAAACCTGGTCCGACTAAGGCCTTGAAACCGAAAGGTGGTGTTCAGAAGGATGGTGATTGTCACTATTGCAAGAAACCAGGTCATTGGAAGAGGAActgtcatgcttatttggaggatctgaagaagaagaaggctgctgccgcttctgattcag GAACTACAGGGAAGTAG